Proteins found in one Oncorhynchus gorbuscha isolate QuinsamMale2020 ecotype Even-year linkage group LG15, OgorEven_v1.0, whole genome shotgun sequence genomic segment:
- the LOC123997087 gene encoding methyl-CpG-binding domain protein 3-like isoform X3: MDKNDPTGKKFRSKPQLARYLGNQMDLSSFDFRTGKMLMSKLNKNRQRLRYDNNNQTKGKPDLNTSLPVRQTASIFKQPVTKVTNHPSNKVKTDPQKAVDQPRQLFWEKKLGGLDAFDIAEELVKTMDLPKGLQGVGPGCTDKTLLSAIASALHTSAAPITGQLSAAVEKNPGVWLNTSQPLCKAFIVTDEDIRKQEELVYSVRKKLEEALMADMLAHVEEAASEGDSLEEDNDDMETV, from the exons TCCAACCGGGAAGAAGTTTCGGAGcaagcctcagctggctcgttACCTTGGCAACCAGATGGACCTCAGCTCCTTCGACTTCCGCACAGGGAAGATGCTCATGAGTAAACTGAACAAGAACAGGCAGAGACTGCGCTATGACAACAACAATCAGACCAAG GGCAAGCCAGACCTGAACACATCACTCCCCGTCAGACAGACTGCTTCCATCTTTAAGCAACCTGTCACCAAGGTTACCAACCACCCCAGCAACAAAGTCAAGACAGATCCACAGAAAGCCGTCGACCAGCCGAGACAG CTTTTCTGGGAGAAGAAGCTTGGTGGTCTCGATGCCTTTGACATCGCAGAGGAGCTAGTGAAGACAATGGACCTGCCTAAAGGTCTTCAAG GAGTTGGACCTGGATGTACAGACAAGACTCTACTGTCAGCGATAGCCAGCGCCCTGCACACTAGTGCAGCCCCCATCACCGGTCAGCTGTCTGCAGCCGTGGAGAAGAACCCAGGGGTGTGGCTCAACACATCGCAGCCCCTGTGCAAGGCCTTCATTGTCACTGACGAGGACATCAG GAAGCAGGAGGAGCTGGTGTACAGTGTGAGGAAGAAGCTGGAGGAGGCTCTAATGGCGGACATGTTGGCTCATGTGGAGGAAGCAGCCAGCGAGGGCGACTCACTCGAGGAGGACAACGATGACATGGAGACTGTATAG
- the LOC123997087 gene encoding methyl-CpG-binding domain protein 3-like isoform X2 — translation MEKKSPTGKKFRSKPQLARYLGNQMDLSSFDFRTGKMLMSKLNKNRQRLRYDNNNQTKGKPDLNTSLPVRQTASIFKQPVTKVTNHPSNKVKTDPQKAVDQPRQLFWEKKLGGLDAFDIAEELVKTMDLPKGLQGVGPGCTDKTLLSAIASALHTSAAPITGQLSAAVEKNPGVWLNTSQPLCKAFIVTDEDIRKQEELVYSVRKKLEEALMADMLAHVEEAASEGDSLEEDNDDMETV, via the exons TCCAACCGGGAAGAAGTTTCGGAGcaagcctcagctggctcgttACCTTGGCAACCAGATGGACCTCAGCTCCTTCGACTTCCGCACAGGGAAGATGCTCATGAGTAAACTGAACAAGAACAGGCAGAGACTGCGCTATGACAACAACAATCAGACCAAG GGCAAGCCAGACCTGAACACATCACTCCCCGTCAGACAGACTGCTTCCATCTTTAAGCAACCTGTCACCAAGGTTACCAACCACCCCAGCAACAAAGTCAAGACAGATCCACAGAAAGCCGTCGACCAGCCGAGACAG CTTTTCTGGGAGAAGAAGCTTGGTGGTCTCGATGCCTTTGACATCGCAGAGGAGCTAGTGAAGACAATGGACCTGCCTAAAGGTCTTCAAG GAGTTGGACCTGGATGTACAGACAAGACTCTACTGTCAGCGATAGCCAGCGCCCTGCACACTAGTGCAGCCCCCATCACCGGTCAGCTGTCTGCAGCCGTGGAGAAGAACCCAGGGGTGTGGCTCAACACATCGCAGCCCCTGTGCAAGGCCTTCATTGTCACTGACGAGGACATCAG GAAGCAGGAGGAGCTGGTGTACAGTGTGAGGAAGAAGCTGGAGGAGGCTCTAATGGCGGACATGTTGGCTCATGTGGAGGAAGCAGCCAGCGAGGGCGACTCACTCGAGGAGGACAACGATGACATGGAGACTGTATAG